One Rosa chinensis cultivar Old Blush chromosome 5, RchiOBHm-V2, whole genome shotgun sequence genomic region harbors:
- the LOC112163877 gene encoding disease resistance protein RGA2-like, translating into MAPGIGLVSTLLPSAKATTSHNKETYSLFDKDEEIIIGREEVVFDIVTNSINLTSSQANHLSVLAIVGMGGLSKTTMAKLACHDPKIEGHLDEKIWICVSTDFQVVMILRRIFQSFRPGAAVEGKDGLCKTRKQELKGKRYLLILDDVWCHESEKWEELINCLSKDIFSYYA; encoded by the coding sequence ATGGCGCCTGGTATTGGGTTGGTTTCTACCCTATTGCCATCTGCAAAAGCAACAACCTCTCATAACAAGGAAACTTACTCCTTATTTGATAAAGATGAAGAGATTATCATTGGTAGAGAGGAGGTAGTGTTCGATATAGTAACAAACTCGATCAACTTAACCAGTAGTCAAGCAAATCACCTTTCCGTTTTGGCTATTGTGGGTATGGGAGGCCTCAGTAAGACAACCATGGCGAAACTTGCATGCCATGATCCTAAGATAGAAGGGCACTTAGATGAGAAAATATGGATATGTGTATCTACTGATTTCCAAGTCGTGATGATATTAAGGAGGATCTTTCAATCATTTCGACCCGGAGCTGCAGTAGAGGGCAAGGATGGACTTTGTAAAACCCGCAAACAAGAGCTGAAAGGGAAAAGATATCTTCTCATACTGGATGATGTTTGGTGCCATGAATCTGAAAAATGGGAAGAGTTGATAAATTGCTTGTCAAAAGATATCTTCTCATACTATGCTTGA
- the LOC112202761 gene encoding uncharacterized protein LOC112202761 translates to MSISPTGQQDLEQLVKLCDPPTTELVEILIESTNAAGCKVEERKASDYTYYCRICDENCDHSTETCPDRSGKFITVCRVCDCLPCKNEADHKEDHYERFFFCHLCSTIGQHLTEMCPDMDSDMGDEDWGSDIDDENRDEKGDFPENTQSAANAA, encoded by the exons ATGAGTATTAGCCCAACTGGACAGCAGGACCTGGAACAACTGGTGAAACTCTGTGATCCACCAACAACAGAATTAGTGGAAATCCTCATCGAGTCCACTAATGCTGCTG GTTGCAAGGTAGAAGAACGAAAGGCTTCCGATTACACGTATTATTGTAGGATTTGCGATGAGAATTGTGATCACAGCACTGAGACGTGCCCTGACAGATCTGGGAAATTTATAACAGTTTGTAGGGTTTGTGACTGTCTCCCATGTAAAAATGAGGCTGACCACAAGGAAGACCATTATGAACGGTTCTTTTTTTGTCATCTTTGTAGTACGATTGGTCAGCACTTGACTGAAATGTGCCCTGACATGGATTCCGACATGGGTGACGAGGACTGGGGTTCTGACATAGATGACGAGAACAGGGATGAGAAGGGTGATTTTCCAGAGAATACACAGAGCGCCGCTAATGCTGCATAG